From Sulfurirhabdus autotrophica, the proteins below share one genomic window:
- a CDS encoding M23 family metallopeptidase — protein MNLAATPAIVDHKRSHIVLPKGNEAQQYNGDKNIVVIRGGATSAQVNARKKDKDIPHKTVVKNIKKKVEKAPVSTTTPIKDGLLFPLPIRPLDDYHTGERKFNAPRGIRRHAGCDLYAPLGTEVRAMADGVIIQCYDFYWQTDAIEVDHGDFIARYGEIKPRTDLERNKLRGQEVKRGDVLGSVGHLIKANGEKFKYTMLHIELYGSSTSPLGVNSHLSNKNLPPFQRRSDLADPTATLDKCVMT, from the coding sequence ATGAACCTGGCTGCCACCCCTGCTATTGTAGATCACAAGCGTAGTCATATAGTCTTACCTAAAGGCAATGAAGCACAACAATACAACGGTGACAAAAATATCGTTGTTATACGTGGTGGCGCTACCAGTGCACAAGTTAACGCACGTAAGAAAGATAAAGATATTCCACACAAAACCGTGGTAAAAAATATCAAGAAAAAAGTAGAAAAGGCGCCAGTATCAACTACCACGCCGATAAAGGATGGGTTATTGTTTCCCCTGCCAATCCGCCCTTTAGATGACTACCACACTGGGGAACGCAAATTTAATGCACCCCGTGGTATCCGGCGGCATGCGGGATGTGATTTATATGCCCCTCTAGGAACAGAAGTCCGGGCAATGGCTGATGGAGTCATTATTCAATGCTATGATTTTTACTGGCAAACCGACGCTATTGAGGTTGATCATGGTGATTTTATAGCACGATATGGCGAAATAAAACCACGCACGGATTTAGAACGCAATAAACTACGGGGGCAGGAAGTAAAGCGAGGGGATGTTTTAGGCTCAGTTGGTCATCTTATTAAAGCGAACGGGGAAAAATTCAAGTATACGATGTTACATATTGAATTGTATGGAAGTTCCACATCACCCCTTGGTGTAAATTCACATTTGTCCAATAAAAATCTGCCTCCATTTCAGCGCAGATCAGATTTAGCAGATCCAACAGCCACGCTAGATAAGTGTGTAATGACTTAA
- a CDS encoding DsrE family protein yields MNIAIIIYSNDSETVWNAFRFANTSLVYSNQVTVFLLGKGVESGMVSTLQFDIQEQISLFKESGGLMVGCGVCCENRKDEMPSLTEDLDCEMGSMQQLYGIVAEADKVITF; encoded by the coding sequence ATGAATATTGCCATCATTATTTATTCAAATGATTCAGAAACCGTCTGGAACGCATTTCGATTTGCCAATACATCCCTTGTCTATAGTAATCAGGTCACGGTCTTCCTGCTTGGAAAAGGGGTGGAATCGGGTATGGTTAGCACGTTGCAATTTGATATACAGGAACAAATCAGCCTTTTTAAAGAAAGTGGCGGCCTTATGGTTGGATGCGGCGTGTGCTGTGAAAACAGAAAAGATGAAATGCCATCTCTCACCGAAGATCTCGATTGTGAAATGGGCTCTATGCAACAATTGTATGGCATTGTGGCAGAAGCCGATAAAGTCATTACATTCTAA
- a CDS encoding ExeA family protein, whose protein sequence is MYKSYFGFTEAPFSIAPDPRYLYMSLRHQEALAHLLYGVNGGGGFVLLTGEIGAGKTTVCRCFLEQIPQSCDVAYIFNPKLTVAELLSTICVEFGIAYPPDNTSIKVFIDCINQYLLEAHAKGRHTVLVIDEAQNLSAEVLEQMRLLTNLETNERKLLQIILLGQPELADILEKPELRQLAQRIVARYHLGPLTKPEVAAYVQHRLDVSGAQRPLFPASVMGQLFRLSGGVPRVINVLCDRALLGTYVQGKDKINRATLKQAAREVLHQPKHRNRNLLRTLSIGLIFLAISLLGLVAYQQMQREPKTPSVETAIAKTNANVKSKIQTPLSFPEHTLQDTLEWPADTPLSNSKTMAFTTLFKSWGIEYQAGDACQNAETFGLHCYSTRGGLDELRQLNRPAVMQLHDAAGQEFYGILTALDENHASFIIGNQTRAIPLKKLAAQWSGFYTILWKMPANTAVKIHSGDSGPTVEWISKQLSKFRGDMTQTIINPVFDDAMINQIKQFQLSQGLIPDGILGPQTLMRLSGVADHAAPTLLREQGKK, encoded by the coding sequence ATGTATAAAAGTTACTTTGGCTTTACCGAAGCACCCTTTTCCATCGCACCGGATCCTCGTTATCTGTACATGAGCCTACGCCATCAGGAAGCGCTTGCGCATCTTCTTTATGGTGTAAATGGTGGTGGCGGTTTTGTATTACTGACGGGTGAAATTGGAGCAGGTAAGACCACAGTATGCCGTTGTTTTCTGGAACAGATTCCACAGTCGTGTGATGTTGCTTATATTTTCAATCCCAAACTGACAGTAGCAGAACTGCTTTCAACCATTTGTGTTGAGTTTGGCATTGCATATCCGCCTGACAACACAAGCATCAAGGTATTTATAGATTGCATCAATCAATACCTTTTAGAAGCCCATGCCAAAGGCAGGCACACCGTTCTGGTTATTGACGAGGCGCAGAATCTTTCAGCCGAAGTGCTGGAGCAAATGCGACTTCTGACTAATCTCGAAACAAACGAACGCAAATTATTGCAAATCATCCTGCTTGGTCAACCCGAGTTGGCTGATATACTGGAAAAACCAGAACTTCGGCAGCTTGCGCAACGAATTGTTGCGCGATATCACTTGGGACCGTTAACCAAACCAGAAGTCGCAGCCTATGTGCAGCATCGACTGGATGTTTCCGGAGCTCAGCGCCCCTTATTCCCTGCTTCAGTCATGGGACAACTATTCCGCTTGAGTGGTGGTGTTCCCCGAGTGATCAATGTCCTCTGCGACAGGGCGCTGCTTGGCACTTACGTACAAGGCAAAGATAAAATCAATCGCGCAACGCTTAAGCAGGCAGCGCGCGAGGTATTGCATCAACCAAAACATCGAAACCGGAACCTGTTGCGCACACTTTCTATAGGATTGATTTTTTTGGCGATCAGTCTGCTTGGGTTGGTGGCATATCAGCAAATGCAACGAGAACCAAAAACGCCTTCAGTTGAAACAGCAATCGCAAAAACCAATGCAAATGTGAAGAGCAAAATTCAAACTCCGCTTTCCTTCCCTGAACATACGTTGCAGGACACTTTGGAATGGCCCGCAGATACGCCACTCTCTAATAGTAAAACCATGGCTTTTACTACTTTGTTTAAATCTTGGGGAATCGAATATCAGGCTGGAGATGCTTGTCAAAATGCTGAGACTTTCGGACTGCACTGCTACTCAACCCGAGGTGGACTGGATGAGTTACGTCAATTAAACCGGCCTGCAGTGATGCAATTACATGATGCAGCCGGGCAAGAATTCTATGGCATATTAACTGCACTCGACGAAAATCATGCCTCCTTTATCATTGGCAATCAAACCCGTGCAATACCCCTTAAGAAATTAGCAGCACAATGGTCTGGTTTCTATACCATTTTATGGAAAATGCCAGCCAATACTGCTGTAAAGATTCACTCCGGAGATAGCGGGCCTACCGTTGAATGGATTAGCAAACAACTCTCAAAATTTCGGGGAGATATGACTCAAACCATCATTAATCCAGTATTTGATGATGCCATGATCAATCAAATTAAACAGTTTCAACTCTCTCAGGGGTTAATACCCGATGGGATACTCGGCCCACAGACGCTGATGCGATTAAGTGGCGTGGCTGATCACGCTGCACCAACACTGTTACGTGAGCAAGGGAAAAAGTAA
- a CDS encoding general secretion pathway protein GspB produces MSYILDAIKKSDQQRQRGTTPTLQTQQATLETPRQPALFIYGLLAVVLITTGIVIGIQRPWQSDPVLPENKNTVEKPLESSQQAKTPAPQPHISSSNSRSENSRSAQKPVKTLAPALPSTQSTITQEPTAIAKAVTLEKPPLKTVAQQKEETVVPAMGQSAKPVVNSIPQEQKIMTIAELPPAIQQEIPKMAISVHVYSSKPKDRLVGINERLLREGDDLLTGLRLEQITQEDMVFGYKGFHFRRSIK; encoded by the coding sequence ATGTCGTATATTCTCGATGCGATCAAAAAATCTGATCAACAGCGGCAACGGGGTACCACCCCTACTTTGCAGACACAGCAAGCAACATTAGAAACTCCCAGGCAACCTGCATTATTCATTTACGGCCTGCTTGCCGTAGTTTTAATTACCACGGGTATTGTCATTGGCATCCAGCGCCCATGGCAGTCAGACCCGGTCTTACCTGAAAACAAGAACACCGTTGAAAAACCTTTAGAATCTAGCCAACAAGCAAAAACGCCTGCTCCCCAGCCTCACATATCCAGTTCAAATTCAAGATCAGAAAATAGCCGATCTGCACAAAAACCGGTTAAAACCTTAGCACCTGCGTTGCCTTCTACTCAATCAACCATTACGCAAGAACCCACAGCCATTGCTAAAGCTGTCACACTCGAAAAACCACCTCTCAAGACTGTTGCGCAACAAAAAGAAGAAACTGTAGTGCCTGCCATGGGACAATCGGCAAAACCTGTTGTGAATAGTATTCCGCAGGAACAAAAAATCATGACAATAGCCGAGCTCCCTCCCGCTATTCAGCAGGAAATACCCAAAATGGCCATATCTGTCCACGTCTATTCCAGTAAACCTAAAGATCGGCTTGTTGGAATCAATGAACGCTTATTGCGGGAAGGTGATGATCTGTTAACAGGCCTCAGGCTGGAACAAATCACACAGGAAGATATGGTATTTGGCTACAAAGGATTCCATTTCCGGAGAAGTATCAAATAA
- a CDS encoding EAL domain-containing protein, which yields MVALPSHPITLNTSISPFLEQCKVYDLLHSAVAILDGRCCILYENPAFSTFNLAVRDDAIQLRQLPSLLDCPDIQDWLNQCLQSGKNLTLKKTFYYSPRIKVDVTLCARLILTSNTDETGIFLTLGEESIDFDRSHIARSQESHRSLTERIKALDNDKRQNERLIRVLLKDAPFAMLLMNSKREIIQTNRAAEQLFGKTAAQLLGQPCQQVLSCYQKCGHCPAMATTLSIVAEEITGLKSDLQIIPLIRNAVVLDRDTEPLIIEAFIDLTEHKQTQETLNRLSEFNRLLVDSSGEGIFSVDVDLHCTFANQAAASILGYKSEDLIGQHIHTLFHSKQEDGNLLPIEDIPIYKVISSGLGMEANEVFWNRNGHAIPVQYQCNPIHESGSVSGAVVVFRNVSEARATAKKLDYLATHDALTGQLNRHAFEQRLANVIKHAYEDEFNHVLCYIDLDQFKIVNDTCGHAAGDELLRQLSEMIQNNLRRTDIFARLGGDEFGLLFANCPMEKAKVLAQELLSRISEYRFSWNNKLFSLGASIGMAELNRHIPDTSTAMSAVDAACYVAKERGRNRLHIYQANDLDLNQRHMEIEWVARIKTALNEDRFFLMAQSIVLVDQPHVQHQHMELLLRMYDEEGKIINPGSFIPAAERYGLMTEVDKWVVKEALKQLTLHPQYLQQIVHCCINLSGQSISDEKFLAFLLEQLAQHPAAAKHLCLEITETAAVTNLSHASQFMRSIKEKGCSFSLDDFGSGMSSFAYLKNLPVDFLKIDGNFVRDINHDKVDYAMVEAIHRVGNVMGIKTIAEFVENNLILGHLKDIGVDCAQGFGIHKPEPLDKFLSKTINPV from the coding sequence ATGGTTGCCCTTCCCTCTCATCCCATCACGCTTAACACCAGCATATCCCCATTTTTAGAGCAATGCAAGGTTTATGACCTGTTACATTCAGCTGTTGCTATTCTTGATGGGCGTTGTTGTATCCTTTACGAAAACCCGGCTTTTTCAACGTTTAATCTTGCTGTGCGTGATGATGCGATACAGTTGAGACAATTACCCTCCCTTCTGGACTGCCCAGATATACAGGACTGGCTGAATCAGTGTCTTCAATCTGGCAAGAATCTCACACTGAAGAAAACTTTTTATTACTCCCCTCGAATAAAGGTTGATGTGACGCTTTGCGCTCGCCTCATTCTCACTTCAAACACAGATGAAACGGGTATTTTTCTTACATTGGGTGAAGAATCGATTGATTTTGACCGAAGCCACATTGCCCGTTCGCAGGAGTCGCATCGCTCGTTAACAGAACGAATCAAAGCATTAGATAATGATAAGCGCCAAAATGAACGTCTCATTCGCGTGCTTCTGAAAGATGCCCCCTTTGCCATGTTATTGATGAACTCAAAACGTGAAATCATCCAGACCAATCGTGCGGCAGAACAGCTTTTTGGAAAAACGGCTGCTCAACTACTCGGCCAACCTTGTCAACAAGTTCTATCCTGTTACCAGAAATGTGGCCACTGTCCTGCAATGGCAACCACGCTGTCAATAGTGGCTGAAGAAATAACGGGACTAAAAAGTGATCTACAGATTATACCGCTCATCAGAAACGCGGTGGTGTTGGACCGTGACACTGAGCCCCTCATCATTGAAGCATTTATTGACCTGACTGAACATAAGCAAACACAGGAAACCCTTAACCGTTTGAGCGAATTTAATCGCTTATTGGTTGATTCATCCGGGGAAGGCATATTTAGCGTTGATGTGGACCTGCATTGCACATTTGCCAACCAGGCAGCTGCAAGCATATTGGGTTACAAATCTGAAGATTTGATTGGCCAGCATATACATACCCTTTTCCACAGCAAGCAGGAAGATGGCAATTTATTACCCATAGAAGACATCCCGATTTACAAAGTGATTTCCTCTGGTTTAGGCATGGAGGCCAATGAGGTTTTCTGGAACCGAAATGGTCACGCTATTCCAGTGCAATACCAATGCAATCCTATCCATGAATCAGGCAGTGTATCTGGAGCAGTTGTTGTTTTTCGGAATGTTTCTGAAGCACGTGCTACCGCTAAAAAGCTGGATTATCTTGCCACACATGATGCACTCACCGGCCAATTGAACAGACACGCTTTTGAACAACGATTAGCTAACGTCATCAAACATGCTTATGAGGACGAATTCAACCACGTACTCTGCTATATAGATCTGGACCAGTTCAAAATTGTCAATGACACATGTGGTCATGCAGCCGGTGATGAACTGTTACGTCAACTCAGTGAAATGATCCAAAACAATCTGCGTAGAACAGACATATTTGCCCGATTGGGCGGTGACGAATTCGGGCTCTTATTCGCTAATTGTCCAATGGAAAAAGCGAAAGTACTGGCGCAAGAACTACTTTCCCGCATTTCTGAATACCGCTTCAGTTGGAATAATAAACTTTTCTCACTTGGAGCCAGCATCGGCATGGCAGAGCTTAACCGGCACATCCCAGATACCAGCACTGCAATGAGTGCAGTGGATGCCGCATGCTACGTTGCAAAGGAACGGGGTAGAAACCGTCTGCATATATATCAGGCCAATGACCTGGATCTCAACCAGCGTCACATGGAAATTGAATGGGTTGCACGTATCAAAACTGCCTTGAACGAAGATCGATTTTTCCTCATGGCGCAATCAATAGTATTAGTAGACCAACCCCATGTTCAACATCAGCATATGGAACTTCTGCTACGAATGTATGATGAGGAAGGAAAGATCATCAATCCTGGCTCTTTCATTCCTGCAGCTGAGCGCTATGGTTTGATGACTGAAGTGGATAAATGGGTGGTCAAGGAAGCGCTTAAACAATTAACACTGCACCCCCAGTACCTGCAACAAATTGTTCATTGCTGTATCAATTTATCCGGACAATCTATTTCGGACGAAAAATTCCTGGCTTTTCTACTGGAACAATTAGCCCAGCACCCAGCTGCTGCAAAACATTTATGTCTGGAAATCACAGAAACTGCGGCAGTAACCAATCTCTCCCATGCTTCACAATTCATGCGAAGCATCAAGGAGAAAGGTTGTTCATTTTCATTGGATGATTTTGGCAGCGGTATGTCTTCTTTCGCCTATCTGAAAAATCTTCCGGTAGATTTCCTTAAAATTGATGGTAATTTTGTACGGGACATTAATCATGACAAAGTCGATTACGCCATGGTGGAAGCCATTCATCGCGTGGGTAACGTTATGGGCATCAAAACCATAGCAGAATTTGTGGAGAATAATTTAATACTGGGGCACCTGAAAGATATTGGTGTGGATTGTGCTCAAGGGTTTGGTATTCATAAGCCAGAACCTCTGGACAAATTTTTATCAAAAACCATCAACCCTGTTTAG
- a CDS encoding CobW family GTP-binding protein codes for MNQTKPPIPVTLLTGFLGSGKTTLLNHFIRQLPHTAIIMNEFGEVGLDHKLLEKTQGPIALLSGGCVCCTVQGTLSPTLKNLFMSAANGSIPNFDRVIIETTGIADPTPIIDTLINERWIASRFQLQGVVTTIDSVLGELQLDSYPEAVKQVAVADRLVFTKTDLASSGQIEALKLRVAMLNPGAPMIDVIKGEVDPAAILHASAYNPASNTDNVQKWLDNGHFKPIKRGAFVATKLIPGDAHDDRIRSYSLFIEEPLEWDNVYSALNKLVSTRSKNILRVKGILNLKGKNTPTVIHGVQHILYPPVELPAWPDEDHRSRLVVITYDLDKNIAEELLESFN; via the coding sequence ATGAATCAAACCAAACCGCCCATTCCCGTTACCCTACTTACTGGTTTTCTTGGCAGTGGCAAAACCACTTTGTTAAACCACTTTATCCGGCAACTGCCTCATACAGCCATTATCATGAATGAATTTGGCGAAGTGGGACTTGACCATAAATTATTGGAAAAAACCCAAGGGCCTATTGCTCTGCTCTCTGGTGGATGTGTTTGCTGTACAGTTCAAGGCACACTATCCCCCACGCTTAAAAACCTTTTTATGTCGGCCGCTAACGGCAGCATTCCAAACTTTGACCGCGTCATTATTGAAACCACAGGGATAGCAGATCCTACACCTATTATCGATACACTGATTAATGAACGCTGGATAGCATCCCGGTTTCAACTGCAGGGAGTAGTAACGACGATCGATTCGGTGTTGGGTGAATTGCAACTGGATAGCTATCCCGAGGCAGTAAAACAGGTTGCAGTAGCTGACCGTTTGGTATTTACCAAGACAGACTTGGCGAGTTCAGGCCAGATAGAAGCCCTTAAATTGCGCGTTGCAATGCTTAATCCTGGCGCCCCAATGATTGATGTTATTAAAGGTGAAGTAGATCCAGCTGCCATTCTACACGCTAGCGCTTATAATCCTGCCAGCAATACTGATAACGTACAGAAATGGCTAGATAACGGCCACTTCAAGCCTATTAAACGCGGGGCTTTTGTGGCTACCAAACTCATTCCTGGTGATGCTCATGATGACCGGATCCGCTCCTACAGCCTTTTTATAGAAGAACCCTTAGAGTGGGATAATGTTTATTCCGCATTGAATAAACTGGTGAGCACGCGCTCGAAGAATATTCTACGGGTTAAAGGGATCCTGAACCTGAAAGGAAAAAATACGCCAACCGTCATCCATGGCGTTCAGCACATCCTTTACCCCCCCGTTGAGCTACCCGCGTGGCCAGATGAAGACCATCGCAGTCGTCTGGTAGTCATCACTTACGATCTTGACAAGAATATTGCGGAAGAATTGTTGGAAAGCTTCAATTAG
- a CDS encoding SagB/ThcOx family dehydrogenase: MKNPLETILAYHQRTKHHFQRYATGPDGLDWASQPNPFRTFEGCKQLELPLLIEQPHPLYTDLYEPKAISAQPLTLKNIAELLELSFSISAWKQYENTRWALRCNPSSGNLHPTEAYVISEGCEGIADGVHHYVSRDHILEQRCQFDSKKHLLPAESFLIGLSSIHWREAWKYGERAFRYCQHDVGHGIAAVRYAAALLGWQAQVLSSSSDEEISAILGIDREADFGPAEREHADVMLLITARNSVTANDTPDLEQIVHIAKSGQWFGKANVLSVLHANDWPVIEEAAVACTKPETETQPWFAPSLPTPVSSSCEKSAIAIIKQRRSAQSFDGKTGMAANVFYRMLDLTLPRQNTVPWDTIDWAPRIHLVLFVHRVEGLAPGLYLFLRNDSIEAFLRSHLSSEFEWVKPEGCPEHLVLFRLVAADAQNAAQALSCRQDIASDGAFSLGMLAEYEASLAHGSWIYRQLFWEAGILGQVLYLESEAAGLRGTGIGCYFDDGVHDVLGIKGHAIQSMYHFTVGTALADERLQTLPAYDHIKRN; the protein is encoded by the coding sequence ATGAAAAATCCACTAGAAACTATTCTGGCTTATCACCAGCGAACCAAGCACCACTTTCAACGCTATGCGACAGGACCTGATGGACTGGACTGGGCAAGCCAACCGAATCCTTTTCGCACCTTTGAAGGCTGCAAGCAATTAGAATTGCCCTTACTGATTGAACAGCCCCATCCGTTGTATACCGATCTATACGAACCTAAAGCTATTTCTGCACAACCATTAACTTTAAAGAACATTGCCGAATTACTGGAGCTTTCTTTTAGCATTTCCGCATGGAAGCAATACGAAAATACGCGATGGGCGCTTCGCTGCAACCCGTCAAGCGGAAACCTGCATCCTACTGAAGCTTATGTTATTTCAGAAGGTTGCGAAGGTATTGCTGATGGTGTACATCACTATGTTAGTCGTGACCATATTCTTGAGCAGCGTTGCCAATTTGACAGCAAAAAACATCTCCTGCCTGCAGAATCGTTTCTTATCGGCCTTTCTTCGATACATTGGCGGGAAGCTTGGAAATATGGCGAACGCGCCTTTCGCTATTGTCAGCATGATGTGGGACATGGGATTGCAGCAGTCCGATATGCAGCGGCATTATTAGGGTGGCAGGCTCAGGTTCTGTCTTCTTCGAGTGACGAGGAAATCAGTGCGATTCTGGGTATAGACCGGGAGGCTGATTTTGGCCCCGCTGAACGTGAACATGCAGACGTAATGCTGCTTATTACAGCCCGAAACTCCGTAACTGCCAATGACACACCAGATTTGGAGCAAATTGTGCACATTGCAAAATCCGGCCAATGGTTCGGAAAAGCAAATGTCCTGTCAGTTCTTCATGCAAATGACTGGCCTGTTATTGAGGAAGCAGCTGTGGCATGCACTAAACCTGAGACTGAAACGCAGCCATGGTTTGCCCCCTCACTCCCCACCCCTGTCAGTAGCTCATGTGAGAAATCAGCGATTGCCATTATCAAGCAAAGGCGAAGCGCGCAATCATTTGATGGCAAAACCGGAATGGCTGCTAATGTTTTTTATCGCATGCTGGATTTAACTCTGCCTCGCCAGAACACAGTGCCCTGGGATACGATAGACTGGGCGCCACGTATTCATCTTGTACTTTTTGTTCATCGCGTTGAAGGGCTTGCGCCAGGACTTTACCTGTTCTTGCGCAACGATTCGATTGAAGCGTTTTTGCGAAGTCACTTATCTTCAGAGTTTGAATGGGTAAAACCTGAGGGATGCCCTGAACATCTGGTTCTTTTTCGTCTTGTAGCCGCTGATGCACAAAATGCTGCACAGGCGTTGTCTTGCCGACAGGATATAGCATCTGACGGGGCGTTCAGCCTTGGCATGCTGGCAGAGTATGAAGCCAGTCTGGCTCATGGCTCCTGGATTTACCGCCAGTTATTTTGGGAAGCAGGCATATTGGGCCAAGTACTTTATCTGGAATCCGAGGCAGCCGGCTTACGGGGGACGGGCATAGGATGCTATTTTGATGATGGCGTTCATGACGTGTTAGGGATCAAGGGGCACGCCATACAGAGCATGTACCACTTTACTGTTGGCACAGCACTGGCGGATGAACGCCTGCAAACACTGCCAGCCTATGACCATATTAAGCGCAACTGA
- a CDS encoding MFS transporter — protein MGTTLGLRAGLEGFPVTATGIIMSAYFLGFVLGTFLVPQLIRRVGYIRTFAVLATTASSTALLHVLFIDPWTWGGLRLVTGFCLVGLYMVIESWLNAMTSNHQRGMVFSTYMAVTLLAMALGQYLILAGDVGSFIPFALSAVLLSLSLIPIALTRIAEPAQVHTPSISLRHLYKVSPLGVLGTLTAGLANGGFWGMGAVFAQRIELSSSDIAFYMSATIIGGMLLQWPIGHLSDRHDRRVVLTFVTFTGMILAISAYASIGFSTMTLFGVSFLFGGFMFTIYSLSVAHVNDHLQPEQMLEATSSLLLIYGIGATLGPTVAGVMMDQVGAGGLMIYFALALGGLGVFALIRMTSSATVPVEEQRDFVGMVRTSQVVLELNPQLADNDSKTGAS, from the coding sequence ATGGGTACAACGCTAGGCCTGCGTGCCGGATTGGAAGGCTTTCCTGTTACTGCAACCGGTATTATCATGTCGGCATACTTTCTTGGCTTTGTGTTGGGCACCTTCCTGGTTCCGCAATTAATCCGTCGTGTTGGATACATTCGAACCTTTGCCGTATTGGCGACCACCGCTTCTAGTACAGCATTGCTCCATGTGTTATTTATAGACCCGTGGACTTGGGGAGGGCTGCGACTTGTAACAGGTTTTTGTCTGGTAGGGCTTTACATGGTCATCGAAAGCTGGCTAAACGCAATGACCAGCAATCACCAACGCGGCATGGTGTTTTCTACCTATATGGCAGTGACTCTTCTGGCTATGGCGCTTGGGCAATACCTGATCCTCGCCGGAGATGTGGGAAGTTTTATCCCATTCGCGCTTTCAGCAGTGCTGCTCTCGCTGTCACTTATACCCATTGCCTTAACTCGCATAGCAGAGCCAGCGCAGGTTCACACACCCAGTATTAGTTTGCGTCACCTATACAAAGTTTCACCACTTGGTGTGCTGGGAACCCTCACCGCAGGCTTGGCAAATGGCGGGTTCTGGGGAATGGGGGCCGTATTCGCCCAACGTATCGAACTTTCCAGTTCAGATATAGCCTTCTACATGAGTGCCACCATCATTGGCGGCATGCTATTGCAATGGCCAATCGGCCATCTGTCAGATCGGCATGACCGTCGTGTGGTACTCACATTTGTCACTTTTACAGGCATGATACTGGCGATTTCAGCATATGCTAGCATTGGATTTTCCACCATGACATTGTTCGGGGTGTCGTTTCTGTTCGGTGGATTTATGTTCACTATCTACAGCCTGAGCGTCGCCCATGTAAACGACCATCTGCAACCAGAGCAAATGCTCGAAGCAACCAGCAGCTTGTTACTAATTTATGGCATTGGCGCCACCCTCGGCCCAACTGTCGCCGGTGTCATGATGGATCAGGTTGGAGCTGGAGGGCTCATGATTTACTTCGCCTTGGCATTAGGTGGGTTAGGCGTATTTGCCCTGATTAGAATGACAAGTAGTGCAACAGTACCGGTAGAAGAACAACGAGATTTTGTGGGTATGGTACGTACTTCTCAGGTTGTGCTGGAACTGAATCCTCAATTGGCTGATAACGACTCTAAAACGGGTGCTAGCTGA
- a CDS encoding SRPBCC family protein, with translation MNKLLFMLALLWVFQSQAIADVRAEKDIDVKVQIEGEDVFVDVNFTVPAPARLVWEVLTDFDHMSTFIGNLQSSKVIDRTENIFRVAQKGIAKYGPVSFPFESIREIHLFSFNKIQTHMVSGNIHKLEGVTQLITEGDLTRVIYHADTIPGVWIPPGVGKLFIEHETREQFQESRDEVMRRKRAANP, from the coding sequence ATGAATAAATTACTTTTCATGTTAGCGTTGTTGTGGGTATTCCAATCTCAAGCGATTGCTGATGTGCGCGCTGAAAAAGATATTGATGTGAAGGTGCAGATTGAAGGTGAAGATGTCTTTGTGGATGTGAATTTTACAGTGCCGGCACCCGCCAGATTAGTGTGGGAAGTCTTGACTGATTTTGATCATATGTCTACTTTTATTGGTAATTTACAATCGAGTAAGGTGATTGATCGAACAGAAAATATTTTTCGGGTTGCCCAGAAAGGTATTGCAAAGTATGGCCCGGTATCATTTCCGTTTGAATCAATCAGAGAAATTCATTTGTTCTCGTTCAATAAAATTCAAACCCATATGGTTAGCGGTAATATTCACAAGCTGGAAGGGGTAACACAGCTCATTACCGAAGGAGACCTGACTCGCGTTATTTATCATGCTGATACGATACCTGGTGTCTGGATTCCACCCGGAGTAGGTAAATTATTCATTGAACATGAAACCCGGGAGCAATTTCAGGAATCACGTGACGAAGTCATGCGAAGAAAGCGTGCAGCAAACCCTTAA